Genomic segment of Osmia bicornis bicornis chromosome 2, iOsmBic2.1, whole genome shotgun sequence:
TTGTAACGACACAATATGTAAGAACGGAGGTGAATGCATGGAAGGACCTggattctctttcttttgtcGTTGTCCTGAAGGTATTAGTTTTAATCTTTGCTTAAAGTAATATATATCCCGTTAACTTGATTGTTAATTGTTCCCATTGAAAAGGATGGACAGGTCGATTATGCGATGAAGACGTTGATGAATGTGTTACTTCACCATGTAAGAACGGTGGTCTCTGTATCAACGTGCCTGCTTCGTATACTTGCGCTTGTTTATTCGGTATGTTTCAATTAccaaagaaattttattaatttttgcaaatttaacaTCATATTAACTTCAAGTGTTCCCTATAAGGATATACAGGTAAAGATTGCGACAAGGCCATTGTACCCTGCAAAGAAAATCCTTGTAGAAACGATGCAGTGTGCTTATTCGAAGATGAACGACCAATTTGTTACTGTGTACCAGATTACCATGGCGTGTTATGTGAGCTAAAATACGACGATTGCGAATCAAAATTCGCGAACTGCGAGAACGGTGGCACTTGTATCGATGGTGTCAACAGTTTCACTTGTGCTTGTCCAACATTTTACAGTGGGCCATTCTGTAATGTGTACGATCTTCCGTCGACTCCTTTTTCAACTTTCAGTGAAATCTCTGAAATTGATAGCGATAAGGAAATGTCTGTTACTACGCCTTTTGCATCAAAATCGTCGACATTGCTAGAAAGTGATGTGTCCTCATTGCTAACTACCTCCACGACCATGCAATCTTCAACTTCCGTCAATGGTACCAGTCGTCTTTACACGAAATGGTATCCTTTCGTCGAAACTACACCTTCAACTTTAGACAGAAATAACATTAACATTTTTAGTAGTAGTACCAGTAGTGAGAGTAGTACAGAAGTTACTTCATTTCTTAACGATGTTTCCTCCGTGTATTCTATAACGGGTAAAGGAACATCCGAGGTAGAAACAGTTTCATCGGAATCCCAAACATTTCCTACTGTTCCAAGTGAAGTATCTTCCGCGCCTTCAACGATAAGAGTTGAAACAGAACATTTAACACAAAAATCGTTTCGTAACGAAAATACTACTGCCAGTGAAAGTAATTATCATGAAGGGGGTGCTAGGACACTCGCAGCTATCAATGATACATCGTCATCTGAAACCAGTAGTACAATGGGATATATTTCGAATACAGGGTAAAATTCAATAACAGTTTCTAAGCtactgaattaaaattaaagtattttttattaccaTTTAGGTATTATCCGGTGGTAACTACATCTGTAGAAAAAATCACTGAAGAAACTACAACAGAGAGTGAGAAAAGCAATGGTTACTCTACTGTTACTTCTTCCTCTACCTTCATAGAATTCTGGCAAAATAAAAGTTCAGAATCAAGTACGCCAATAGTAGAAGTGCCAAAAACCACGTCTCAAACTTTCATAGATAAATGGACATCTTCATTGATAACAAAGGCTTCAGAAAGTTCAGAAAGTTCTACATTTTGGATCACCAATGGTACCTCTTCATCTGCGACTAGTACTTCTGTAAGGTCAATACTCGAAGAAGATACTACTGTTAGCGAACAATTCTCGACGAAAAAATCATTGACAACTGCAAAAAGCACCACCGAATGCCATGGAATTTTATGTACAAGTTCTCCATTACCACCTACACGCAATGATAGTAATGTAAAGGTTTGCTCTAACATACCAATTCTTACTTCTATGTACCAACATCAACTTTTTCCGTATACTTCTAGTGCAACTGTTCACATcgtgaaaattgtaaaactgGTCCGAGTATAACGCGAGCAGCTTTCAATGGTAAATCATATGCGAGACAACAGGTTGATGTAGAAGTCTCAAATGGCAATAACGCAACTTTACGGATTTTCGTGAGGCTTAGAACACAATTCAAGGATGGTATTATATTGCACGTCTACTTTGACAACGAGAAATATGCTTTAGTTTACTTGGAATATGGCTccttaaaatttcaattctccTGCGGTCTTGAAACCATGCTACTTGGTGAAATAGACTCGCCTATTGATAATGGATATGAAACGGATATTGATACAAAGTAAGACTATTAGAGAAAGATTTATGCTTGTTACCTAGCATTATTGTGTAACTTGTTCTACATATACAGGTTTCAATACTTTGTGAAAAATGAAACCAACAAATGTTCGGCTCGTTTATTAGTAAATGGAACAACAGCCGTTAGCGGTGAACAAATGTTGCCATTACATGGAATCCTTCCACGATATGCTAATTTACATTTGGGTGGGATACCGATGGTGTTTTCGCACCACTTTGCTCATGTTTCCATGGGATTTACTGGTTGTATGAATTCACTGAAGGTATGCTTCATTCTACGATACGTttggaaatattaaaagaattcaTAATTGTTTTTCTCATTGCTATAGATAAATGATGTTCCTCGTCATTTCATTCATGATTCTGTGGAAACATTTCAAATTGATGACTGCATGTCTTTCCTATGCTTATCGAATCCTTGTCAAAATTTTGGTGCGTGTGAAGAAGTAAATGGTGCAGTTCGTTGTAGATGTATACCTGGGTAAGATAATTTGCGAATTCGtggttaaaatgtattaatagacgttgaaaaacagagtattatttaaatagataTACAGGCCCATTTTGCGAACGATCATCATGCGATGAAAATCCTTGCGCCATGGGTGCAACTTGCATCAGTTCACCTGGTACAGGCTTCGTTTGTGTATGCCCACTTGGAACTCACGGACTCTTGTGCGAAGAAGGTAATACAACCTAAATTGTAGAAATTTAAGAATGTATGATGATTTTACCATAAATTTTTAGATACCGTTATAAGCCGACCATCATTTTCGGTACTTGTACCTGGCTTTTCATCATACGTTGCCTATGGTGTTTCGAATTCTATAAAAGATGCCATGGAACTAAAACTGAAGCTCATACCACGATCTTATGAACAGATATCATTGATAGCTTATTTAGGACAAAGTGGAACGCGTCGAGATCTGTCGGATCATTTTTCTATTACATATGTTCGTGGTTACATTATGTTAACTTGGGATTTAGGAGCAGGTGTTATATCTTAATATTTTAGATATATGAAATCTTCATATAGTGTGTTTCTCCgctaaaatttatatcaagTTTCCTCCTGCCAGTATTTTAATTAGCTTATTCCTCTtttacttatatatatatttcatgAGAATGCTTTATAGGTGTTCGTAGAATATTTACAAGCATCCCTTTGAATGCTATAACAACGACAGCAACTGCAAGTAAAAGTTACATAGCATATACGATCCAAGCTGGAAGAAGAGGTCGAGATGCATGGCTTGCAATAGATGGCATAGGCAATGTAACTGGACGAGTAGTCGGATCTATGACTCGACTCGACGTATCTCCAATACTTTACATTGGTTTGGCTTTCTTCAATTTAATACTTATATTAGAAAACTAAAATTACTAGTTTGTATTGTCATAATTGtggaaaatttgcaaaacgcGTCGAATTTTAGGTGGACATAAGTCAAGAAATTTTGATTCTTTACCCCATGATTTGCCTCTTCATACTGGATTTTCTGGTTGTATATTTGATATTGAATTACGAACAGAAACTGCAATTTATCCAATAACCAGTTCTAGCCCTGCAACAGGTCGTGGTGTTGGTGAATGTCACCGGAACGAATGTATCCGTCATTTATGTAAAAATGGTGCGGTATGTTTAAATCATGGAGCAACATACAGGTaaacttttcaaatttaataaattaattttgataccTCGTTTACTTATAAAATACTAATCATTTCAGTTGCATTTGTACAAAAGAGTGGATGGGCTCTGATTGTTCCATACCAGTGGAAGCATTATCCTTTGTTGATTCATCTTCCTGTCAAACTTCAGACtagtaaaaatattgttattatcttcttatattttaatatacgttTTGTACAATTTTCGTACAACATTCAAGTTatcttttatattacataacgTTTTTATTAACGTCTTTCGGCTGATGTGTTACAGAATAAGAGTTCAAGTGCACAAATAAAATAGCTGCAGCCAAACGGGCTTGTAAATCATACTTGCTGTGATCATGAAACCATTCTATAGATCCCCAGTGAGAGGTCTataagaaatatgaaaaaataaaattaaaaagttaatattaaattacttaaaacaaagtttaatttacatacttgGTAATCTTCTTCTAAACGCGATAGTTTTACTGCATCTTTTATACTAATCATTCTTTCTGCTGCAGCTAAAGTAAGGATCACAGATTTTATTGCATCTACTCCATACATAAAACCTATAAATAAAACAGTATTAATATAGAATATGATGTTTGTATATATTGCTAATAAAATCACTTACCATATACTGCATTGTAATTATAAGACATTAAGTGTcttgttaatattttttttgtttcttcagATACTGCAGGAGCCTGTATACTTTGAGTCTTTGTCATATTCACACCATAATTGTCACAAAACCATTGTACCaatgggtcccaatgtttaatttgtaatttatataagTCATCACTTTCctataacataatttttacgtttaataaataaagtatgttatagaagaatttttatatgtactatacctacatttgaatgaaataatactgTATCCATTTCCAAGCAATTTACAATATAATTTACTACATTTTCCTTTGTATGATTATTGGGATTATCTATTACAGTATTACTCAAGGCTGtctataaaaatgaatacaaATATATCACTATTTTAGttcaattacaattatatAATACTTTACATATTCTTTCAATGCAAATGTACCAAATGCATATTGCTCTTGTCAATGGTTTCTGTTTGCATATCCCATTCAGCAGCTATTGCTAAAGCTAATGGTTTACTATCCACTTGTAATACTTTTCCTTGAGGTGTTTTTAGTTTTCTTTGGTCAAGTGTAATTTCAAATGTTCCACCacttgataaaatatttgttctTCGATAAAATCTTTTGACAGTAGCTGAAAAAcgatttctaaattaaataataaataatcaatTACTTAACATTTAAAATGTATTGATAGAAAAGTTGTATAAAAGTGCTGAAGTAAGAGGTTAAGAGATAAAGAAagtttatgaaatataaatgtatCTTTACCCATATTTCTTACTATATTAAGTGCTGTTACAAAtcttttgtatttaaaatacgtcatttttaataaatattgagaTATTTTTTGTCATGAATATTACTATTTCCCTTGCTCATCCCTTGCTCAGCTTGTTTTACAAAGTTCATAAAGAAATTATCAGTAGCATAAATCACTGATCAATCACTGATAATTCATTCAAGGATGAAATAATTCATTCTGATATTCTGCTTGATTCTTTAAATCTATTTTTCATAcaccaattttaattttaataattttataagtaaTAATGCTTGCAGTTATAAAGAATaaacttatatatatatagtttctttattttggATCTGAAATATTTGCAACATTAAATGTTAGTCCAAGTTTAttgtatgaaaaattaaaaacaaaatacaatttacaaaaacttaaataaataaatttcaatcaaaTACCACTTGTTATATTCGAATACATGTTTTCCCATCAAATACTGCCCTCTACAAAGTGATGAGATACTTCTGAATTATTCTTGGTGTGTTGATTGCGTGGGTGTGGATCCTGTGAATTGTGTGCATATTTAAAAGGTGCGGATGAATGGTACAGCaacaaagtaaaaaaatatataaaaatagttttaGTAATAATAGCACAAAAGGGGTGTGAAATCGAGCGTAATTTTCTACAAATATAATCATAACTACATGCTGTAAACCaaccaaaattaataaaaaatgaaaaactatCAGTTAACGtggtttattttaaatatatacttGGTATATACTTTTAATTTGGAACCAAGAATACCTGTTATTAAAAAAGGATTAAATGGTTCTTATTTCGGCTATTCTGTAGCTGAACATCAAGAAATTCCTGATGATAACACAGAAAAACCAAAAAGTTGGTATGTATTGTTTGTAATTCATTTGTTATAATTACTTAAAAGTATTCTTAATATTGCacaatgataataatatttcattaatagaacacattaaaatgtatttttatatgcCTTCAGTATTACTATAATTTTTTCATGATAACGAGATAAAATATGTGTAAACATTAGATAATCAGttataaaacatttatatCACTTTAAACTGTTTATATATTTCAGTTAAGACTTTAATGTTCtgaaatcatttattttacagGATGTTAATTGGTGCTCCTTTAGACCAAAATAGACAACCATCAACTAATAGGTCTGGTGCATTATGGCAATGCCCTTTGACAACATTTAAAACAGATTGTACTCAAGTGATCACAGATGGACGACTAAGTATgttgttaaaaatttcttttaatacattaatataaatcttattaatttctttcacTACTTAAAGGATTTAATTTCAGTGTACTTTAACATATCCATGTttcaacaaatatttttaattgattctgtagatattattttaatcttaaaATAGTCCCAGCACCTCTATGTTTAAGGAAGCTTAATACATAAAAGTTGATTCACCATAAAAACTCTtatgaaaatatatgaaaaacttaattatatttgtatatgATATATATGGTATTAATGTGCATGTTATTTTTGATGTTGTTTCATAAAATCGATTAGTCATCATGctttattttctattacataaatacatataataagattatttttttgttaaattatgtGTTGGTTAACCAGCAGAAGAAGGGGGTCTGTATGATACAAGTAAGTTGTTGTATGGAGTTATTTGAATGaacagttttttaattttgaggAATCTCATTTATTGCCATTTTGCATAAGTTTTTTTATTGAActgatatatttatttttacaacaGCATGatgttttcaaattaataatttacattGTTATTTGATTACATTGTTTGCATTGTGCAAATTCAGAGAATATTAACAcgttttttgttatttaatttgcaattatATCCTTATTAACTATAACATGCTTGTAATAAATCAAATTACATGAATCTTAATTTATTATGATGAATAATATAATGCTTACTTTAGCTACTAAATAAACTTTCTAATGCATATTGTGTATGTGTTGTCGCATGAAATTTCATATGCAATAACTTAATCCTCTTCATCCCTCTTAACCctttccttattttatttcttttttttttaattagcaGATTTTATTTCATAGTTGATGCAACTACATTCACTtgcttttttttaaaaatatttttaatgtagGGATATTATAGGAAAGTGTTCATTGAACATAATATATGCACATTATAAAACCagaattcaataatttaaaataaaatatattgatgATAATACATTTGGATCTacatttaaaaagaataatatgtatcataataataaaaataaattttatacatttaagaTTATATATTTGTGAGGAATtagttataaaaacattttttaacattttaggTTTTGAATCTGATAATTTAGTACCACCTGGTAATGATGAAATCAAAGATAATCAATGGCTAGGAGTAACAGTACGCAGTCAAGGCATTGGTGGCAAAGTAATGGTATGTATTTTATAAGTTTGCTAATATTGTTAAGTTGAATATTGTTCTAATATTATTCtctataataaatttctagGTTTGTGCACACAGACATGTTGTAAAAACAGCAGATTCACAATGGGGACAAGGGCAATGTTACATATTAACACAAGACTTAAAATACCAAGATTTAAAAAAACCTTGTTCTGGAAAACCTACAAACAAGTaatctaaaatattttaaaataaaatactttattaataatttcaataccaatgattttatttatttctttattttagaGCTCATGAGCAATTTGGATATTGTCAAGCTGGAACAAGTGGTGTACTTACTTCAGAAGATCGTGTAGTTATTGGTACTCCAGGTCCACATACTTGGAGAGGAACTCTATACCTATTTACAATTTCAGACGAATTTTTAACTAGAGATAATACTGTTTATAATGCTCCAATGCAAGATGCTTCCCCTGTCAGTAAATACAGCTATTTAGGTATGTATTTAGTAACTAATATAACTCTAATTATATTCCATCACCTTATAAATAATGATTTCAGGAATGTCAGTTACGGTCGGAAATTTCTTTGGAACTGGATTAGCTTATGCTGCTGGAGCACCCCGGTCAAATGGTACAGGTCAAGTTATATTGCTTACAAGACGTGACTTTAAACCAGATATGGATGTTGCTTTTATTTTGGATGGTGAACAATTTGCCTCAAGCTTTGGATATGAAATTACTTCAGCAGATGTTAATGGAGACAAGTACagtatctttctttctttctctatttaattaaattttatatatataaaaaagacatgtatattattttgatgATACCCAGTTCTTATTACCTTTTGTTTTGATTTTGCTTTTAGAGTTACTGATCTTATTGTAGCAGCACCGTTTTACTTTAGTAAGGTAGAAGGGGGTgccgtatatgtatatacatcaTTACAAAAAACTTACAAGGAGGGTGAAAAAAGTAAACCTGTAAAACTTGTCGGGCGTGAAGAATCAAGGTATTTAAATGTTTGATGTTTAGGTTTTTAGATGTTtgaataaatgtacattaacaTGCATATACCAATTGATTGAAGATTTGGGTTTGCATTGACAAATTTGGGAGATTTAAATAAAGATGGATATGAAGATATTGCTGTTGGTGCACCTTatgaaaagaaaggaactGTGTACATATACCTTGGCTCAAAGAATggaataattacaattccaTCGCAGGTAATTCATGCAGATGACATGCCAGAACCACTACAAACATTTGGTTATTCATTGAGTGGTGGAATTGATATGGATCAAAATGGATATGCTGATCTACTAGTAGGTGCTTATGAAAACGATGCTGTAGCACTTCTTCGATCGAAAAAAATCATTGACATAACTACTTACATTCGCTATTTGAAAAAAGATGGTACATAtcaagaaaaaatagaacctATTGATCCGAACAAAGTTGGTTGTCCAGAAGACCCAAATTCAAATCATACATGGCAAGTACAATTTAATGTTTTAAACTGAAACCATCATAATTATTTCCTTACAACGGTGTTATTAAATCATTGCAGTTTTTCATTTGAAGCCTGTTGTAAAACAGAATCTCTTGTAAAGGAAGACGACatgcaaaatttaaaattgaattattatattGAAGCCGAAACATATACTGgagttaaaaaattttctagaGTTTGGTTTGGAGGTGGACATTCGCGTTTACATTATATAAATCGTACTGTTATATTAGACACGACGAAATTGGAACATTGTCAGAAAGAAACAATTTATTTGAAGGTAATTTCATATATCAAAGAAAAATTCGatatatttgataaatacTTGATTTTCTTTAGGAAAATACACGTGATATTCAATCACCTATTAAATTTCGCTTAAATTATTCATTGATACAAGAAGAACCAATTATGCCTGCTGAAGGAGAATCTTTACCAGACATAAAAAATTATCCTATATTAAACCAACAAGAAGCTGCTCGTGTATTTGACGCAACCTTTCAAAAAGATtgtggtaataatgatatttgtGAAAGTGATTTACAAGTACAAGCTCGGCTAAATTTATCAGGTATAGCTTTTAAACTAAAATAACATAATATGTACgtgaaaaaaattatcaaGTGTAATTTTGTGTTCATTTTTAAGCTTCTTCCGTGAAACCAAATTTCTACGAACTCCTCTTGGGTGAAAGAGAAGAAGTTGTAGTGGATATAAATGTGTCTAATATTGGAGAATCTGCATACGAAGcacaattatttattgtacATTCTCCAAGCTTAAATTATATTGCTAGCAAGAGTAATGATTCTATAAGTTgcaatttacataataatagCTTAATAGCATGTTCTATTGGAAACCCATTTAAGaaagataaattattaaatatacaagTAAGATTTGATCCTAAAGAATTAGAAGATAATAAATCACAACTGGtatttgtaatatttgcaaattcgacttcaaaagaaataaaagaaaaagaacctGTAAAATTACAAGCAACCGTAGTGAAGCGAGCAGAATTATCAATTAAAGGgtatttacttttttttcatcattaaaaatgtattaaatgtTATAGAATGTAATTACAAGTCatgtataaattataaaaattataggaGCGCGAAAATTCAGTGGGCCCGTTATGGTGGACCAGTTATAGGAGAATCTGCTATAAAATACTTAAATGAAGTAGGACCTAAAGTTTCTCATGTTTATCAAGTATTTAATGAAGGCCCATGGCGAGTAAGCAGCTTGGAAGTACGTATTTCATGGCCTTATGAAGTTGCAAATGATAAAGCCCATGGTAAATGGCTTTTGTACTTAGAAGAACTACCGATTATACAAGGTAACACattgttttatataaatatatactaTTATGTCaacaaaatatatttgttttatacATTCTACTTTTGTTTCCAGGTTCAGGCGATAGTGAATGTATACTACCACCAGGACATGTGGTTAATCCATTGAAGTTACAGAACAGTACTAATTATGACGATCTTGATGGTTTGCAATCTACGGTATCTACTCCTACATTACACAATCATACTAATCACTTAAGAACTAAACGTGATACAGAAAAAGTTGTTAATACGCGAACTATTATTGATAAAGATGGTCACAGGCATCAAGTGGTTTCAATGGTgagtaataatgattaaaataaattatagtaTAAACGTTTAACAAATCAAATTTATGAACTTTTGTATGAATGTTATAGAACTGTAAAGCAGGAACTGCAAAATGTTTTGATATAACATGCTTTATATACAATTTACAAAGAAAACAAGAAGCAATGATAACTGTTAAAGCAAGGTAGctatttaatcattttatactttaaaatatttccattaGCTATTTATTTACtacattgtttttattttttcagattATGGAATTCTACTCTTGTGGAAGATTATCCAAAGGTAGATCAAGTAAAAATAAGTTCCAATGCAAAAATAGTTATTCCGCCTAATGTTGTGATACaacaagaaaatttaaaagatgATTATGCAGTTGTAAGTGTTATATTTTATCATCAACTTTATacgtaaatttaatttctctcctgaaatttatataatattttgacGTACAGGCTGAAACAATTGTACATCCAGATCTTCTTGATCACCAAGATGTTGAACCAGTGCCAATTTGGGTAATCATAGTGGCTGTAGTAGCAGGTTTGAtactatttattttacttactCTGGTTCTCCGAAAACTGGGATTCTTTAAAAGAAGACGACCAGATCCCACATTATCAGGGAATCTCGAAAAACATAAAGATGATAATCCCGAAAGTGAAGCATTATTCAAACGTTAAACGAAAATActtaaattctttttcataaaatatcaTATTTACTTATACTTGGAGTACTTATAATGAACGATATCGCAATGTTAGGCGTTCAAGAAGAAAGAACTATGCCGTGTAAAGTTTAAGTATTTGAATGCAAGAAGTTCAGTATCCATATTGTGATATGTTAACTTATCTATAGCTATGTACTCTTTTGTTAAGAACAGTATGAAATTTCAGCTCTTCCAGTGATTCCTCCTATTCATGTATCCTCCCCTCTCCCTTCATTTGTTTCTCTAAAGGTTACGTAGCACTTTTGATTCCTTATCTATAttcaaattttgtaaattttgattaggtcattttttttatattagaattgtgtttatttacatatttttggCTACTATTATCGTCTTCATATGGCtcatattcattttctttcatttttttattgtgaCCAAACCGCGTGTTTTCAATTCCGCGTAAAAATTAACTATTTaacattttcataatttttttaaagatttttaaaTGTGCCTTTAAGATGTTATAACATCATCTTACTGATTGTAAATAATGTTATGCATTATGTATATAAAACTTTTATATATGTACTACATTTTACAAGTATTTGAATTTACAAGCAAGTACTTAAACTTTGTTGTTTCATTAATCAGTTGCTggtttaaatattattaacataTATATGAcacttttataataataacattccgagttattatatattgcc
This window contains:
- the LOC114882967 gene encoding protein eyes shut produces the protein MRRMCYKRKLIVNSMKKGIFILATILLLAVDFSQGLNCSTDPCMYGICLEDINSTYSCYCIDGYTGINCEINWDDCWSNPCLNGGTCNDAVAAYNCTCAEGFVGINCEQRYSECSNQPCLNNGTCLDYDGITCQCPDGYSGDYCEIDASVCNDTICKNGGECMEGPGFSFFCRCPEGWTGRLCDEDVDECVTSPCKNGGLCINVPASYTCACLFGYTGKDCDKAIVPCKENPCRNDAVCLFEDERPICYCVPDYHGVLCELKYDDCESKFANCENGGTCIDGVNSFTCACPTFYSGPFCNVYDLPSTPFSTFSEISEIDSDKEMSVTTPFASKSSTLLESDVSSLLTTSTTMQSSTSVNGTSRLYTKWYPFVETTPSTLDRNNINIFSSSTSSESSTEVTSFLNDVSSVYSITGKGTSEVETVSSESQTFPTVPSEVSSAPSTIRVETEHLTQKSFRNENTTASESNYHEGGARTLAAINDTSSSETSSTMGYISNTGYYPVVTTSVEKITEETTTESEKSNGYSTVTSSSTFIEFWQNKSSESSTPIVEVPKTTSQTFIDKWTSSLITKASESSESSTFWITNGTSSSATSTSVRSILEEDTTVSEQFSTKKSLTTAKSTTECHGILCTSSPLPPTRNDSNCNCSHRENCKTGPSITRAAFNGKSYARQQVDVEVSNGNNATLRIFVRLRTQFKDGIILHVYFDNEKYALVYLEYGSLKFQFSCGLETMLLGEIDSPIDNGYETDIDTKFQYFVKNETNKCSARLLVNGTTAVSGEQMLPLHGILPRYANLHLGGIPMVFSHHFAHVSMGFTGCMNSLKINDVPRHFIHDSVETFQIDDCMSFLCLSNPCQNFGACEEVNGAVRCRCIPGYTGPFCERSSCDENPCAMGATCISSPGTGFVCVCPLGTHGLLCEEDTVISRPSFSVLVPGFSSYVAYGVSNSIKDAMELKLKLIPRSYEQISLIAYLGQSGTRRDLSDHFSITYVRGYIMLTWDLGAGVRRIFTSIPLNAITTTATASKSYIAYTIQAGRRGRDAWLAIDGIGNVTGRVVGSMTRLDVSPILYIGGHKSRNFDSLPHDLPLHTGFSGCIFDIELRTETAIYPITSSSPATGRGVGECHRNECIRHLCKNGAVCLNHGATYSCICTKEWMGSDCSIPVEALSFVDSSSCQTSD
- the LOC114883030 gene encoding ATP synthase mitochondrial F1 complex assembly factor 2 isoform X1 — protein: MTYFKYKRFVTALNIVRNMATVKRFYRRTNILSSGGTFEITLDQRKLKTPQGKVLQVDSKPLALAIAAEWDMQTETIDKSNMHLTALSNTVIDNPNNHTKENVVNYIVNCLEMDTVLFHSNESDDLYKLQIKHWDPLVQWFCDNYGVNMTKTQSIQAPAVSEETKKILTRHLMSYNYNAVYGFMYGVDAIKSVILTLAAAERMISIKDAVKLSRLEEDYQTSHWGSIEWFHDHSKYDLQARLAAAILFVHLNSYSVTHQPKDVNKNVM
- the LOC114883030 gene encoding ATP synthase mitochondrial F1 complex assembly factor 2 isoform X2, which gives rise to MYSNITSATVKRFYRRTNILSSGGTFEITLDQRKLKTPQGKVLQVDSKPLALAIAAEWDMQTETIDKSNMHLTALSNTVIDNPNNHTKENVVNYIVNCLEMDTVLFHSNESDDLYKLQIKHWDPLVQWFCDNYGVNMTKTQSIQAPAVSEETKKILTRHLMSYNYNAVYGFMYGVDAIKSVILTLAAAERMISIKDAVKLSRLEEDYQTSHWGSIEWFHDHSKYDLQARLAAAILFVHLNSYSVTHQPKDVNKNVM